One part of the Bacteroidia bacterium genome encodes these proteins:
- a CDS encoding DUF4230 domain-containing protein, translating into MKIRNALFCLTLAGILLGCGPSDPRGLIVSKVQASAKLATVEYVLSKYIFGLKEKKIAFIKLSDAHFIAQTEARVKIGIDLNKLKPQDVEVNGESIRVQLPPVEILNFSYPPDKFQVDTVLTEGKLKIEDIETFSRLAEVEIRRDLHFVDIEENGQEKTRLFLSTLFKNMGFKEVILEFEPISLDQAKYFQESLNVLRKSLGDLNPTNN; encoded by the coding sequence ATGAAGATAAGAAACGCCCTTTTCTGCCTGACATTGGCAGGGATACTACTTGGCTGCGGGCCTTCCGATCCGCGAGGATTGATCGTGAGTAAGGTCCAGGCATCCGCTAAGCTGGCTACCGTAGAATATGTCCTCAGTAAATATATATTTGGTCTTAAGGAAAAGAAAATTGCCTTTATCAAATTGAGTGATGCCCATTTTATCGCTCAAACCGAGGCACGGGTCAAAATAGGTATAGATCTAAATAAACTGAAGCCCCAGGATGTAGAAGTAAATGGAGAATCTATTCGTGTTCAACTTCCCCCCGTAGAAATTCTCAATTTCTCTTACCCTCCTGATAAATTTCAGGTAGATACAGTTCTAACAGAGGGGAAGCTCAAGATCGAAGATATCGAGACGTTTTCTCGACTTGCTGAAGTCGAAATACGAAGAGATTTACATTTTGTAGATATCGAAGAAAATGGGCAAGAAAAAACCCGACTATTTTTAAGCACCTTATTCAAAAATATGGGGTTCAAAGAAGTTATCCTTGAATTTGAACCCATCTCACTAGATCAGGCAAAATATTTTCAAGAGAGCTTAAACGTATTGAGGAAGTCTTTAGGTGACCTTAATCCTACTAATAATTAG
- a CDS encoding alpha/beta hydrolase has product MNLASWKENGKYFTYKGQYQIFYQEAGTGEPLLLLHGFPTSSWDWNKVWNKLLAQRFQLIAPDFIGFGYSDKPRGYAYSILDQADIVEELIDKMGIKQAHVLAHDYGDTVMQELLARDIDRREKGEEGIKYLSVVFLNGGLFPETHLARRIQKLLLSPIGFMLTWFMGKGKFHQSFDEVFGPNTKASQQEIDEFWELITEQKGQHNFHRLIHYMTDRINNRERWVKCLQDSPAPIRVIDGAYDPVSGAHMVARYRELVPNPDTVLLDNIGHYPQTEAPEAVLKHYWEFLEQIKAR; this is encoded by the coding sequence ATGAATCTAGCCAGCTGGAAAGAAAACGGAAAATACTTCACCTATAAGGGGCAGTATCAAATATTTTATCAAGAGGCCGGGACTGGAGAACCTCTCCTACTGCTCCACGGATTTCCTACTTCTTCCTGGGACTGGAACAAGGTCTGGAACAAATTATTAGCACAAAGATTTCAGCTAATTGCGCCGGATTTTATCGGCTTTGGCTACTCAGATAAACCTCGTGGCTATGCCTATTCGATTTTGGATCAGGCAGATATTGTGGAAGAGCTGATAGATAAAATGGGGATTAAACAGGCCCATGTACTGGCACATGATTATGGAGATACGGTCATGCAAGAGCTCTTGGCCCGGGATATAGATCGACGGGAGAAAGGAGAAGAGGGGATTAAATACCTTTCGGTGGTTTTTCTCAATGGAGGACTTTTTCCAGAAACTCATTTGGCAAGAAGAATTCAAAAATTGCTCTTGAGTCCAATAGGATTTATGTTGACCTGGTTTATGGGTAAAGGGAAATTTCATCAATCATTTGATGAAGTTTTCGGACCAAATACCAAAGCCAGCCAGCAAGAGATCGACGAGTTCTGGGAATTGATCACGGAGCAAAAAGGGCAGCATAACTTTCACCGCCTCATCCATTATATGACGGATCGTATCAATAATCGGGAAAGATGGGTGAAATGTCTGCAGGATTCCCCGGCTCCGATTCGGGTGATCGATGGAGCCTATGATCCGGTTTCCGGTGCGCATATGGTAGCCCGCTATAGAGAACTCGTCCCCAATCCAGATACTGTACTTTTAGACAATATCGGCCACTATCCACAAACCGAGGCTCCGGAAGCTGTCCTGAAACATTATTGGGAATTTTTGGAGCAAATAAAAGCCCGATAA
- a CDS encoding class I SAM-dependent methyltransferase codes for MKTYAHLKHGLPDVNVMDLIPGFESQVINYTYLDGTSRPIDIALLNLLVKERAGCDYMEIGTWRGESISNVAAFANSCTSVSLPDDEMEKGGWTEDARFQRFFSEGIPNVNHVQANSHTFDFSSLGKKFDVIFIDGDHSYKGVRIDTENAFKLLKDENSVIVWHDYGNTFEKPQWEVLAGMMDGAPREARKHIYHVSNTLCAIYHPKSIDSKITSGPQYPDKVFNIHIKAEKYEKKEKV; via the coding sequence TTGAAAACATATGCTCACCTTAAACATGGGCTCCCGGATGTAAATGTCATGGACTTGATCCCGGGATTTGAGTCCCAGGTGATCAATTACACTTACCTGGATGGTACTTCCAGACCAATTGATATTGCTTTATTGAATTTATTGGTAAAGGAAAGAGCAGGATGCGACTATATGGAGATCGGGACCTGGAGAGGAGAAAGCATTTCCAATGTAGCTGCTTTTGCCAATTCATGTACTTCGGTAAGCTTGCCGGATGATGAGATGGAAAAAGGAGGATGGACAGAAGATGCCCGCTTTCAACGCTTCTTTTCAGAAGGGATTCCTAATGTAAATCACGTCCAGGCCAATTCGCATACCTTTGACTTCTCGAGTCTGGGGAAGAAATTTGATGTCATTTTTATCGACGGAGATCATTCCTACAAAGGCGTGAGAATTGATACGGAGAATGCCTTCAAATTATTGAAAGATGAGAACTCTGTGATCGTTTGGCATGACTACGGCAATACTTTTGAAAAACCTCAATGGGAAGTGCTGGCAGGAATGATGGACGGAGCTCCCCGAGAAGCACGCAAACATATCTACCACGTTTCCAATACCCTTTGTGCTATTTATCATCCCAAATCCATTGATTCAAAAATAACTTCCGGCCCACAGTATCCGGATAAGGTATTCAACATTCACATCAAGGCCGAGAAATACGAAAAGAAAGAGAAGGTCTAA
- a CDS encoding formylglycine-generating enzyme family protein encodes MKYELIHDTVASQVFVKASIEARTRRKVEKLIHDRFEAHQLRGVKLSQDDVDEIGKYLEVVNISQEERDFVDESKRSLERAKLRLRLVIGIVIVVLLSISGVALTQWQIAEDKTENLTEAQEEIKRQNIEITEKAENLNSINIEITEKNEYVDSINAKLEISLNEANTLKLLADQKTREAESRLKDLNLANRNRIKDLVNRLPDALNARNFDVATLIASDVYEIKIDKQDVLSELQEVAEVIYFLKEAEKYTKAVEVVMKTSHNYDFSPPRPAFKDTLNWLEMALNQLISKADNSELENKYYPKMIPIKGARFRMGPGGGRTRDAKTIEVEVSDLEIADTELTVFQYLFYCFATNTDPPEGPGFNNWEHDYPVAYISLLDAARYCNWLSARKGLSSYYMIEDDDDQGFSIKISAAKEGYRLPSEAEWVLAASYGNSRNIDTGVRDYKYAGLFPYKKKKLSDYAWFEQNNVQKVRTKGYISYRKRIYDMNGNVAEWCWSRFGPLKEYNQKVSEVNSETEVVVKGGSWANDSRRLEISNRSTHFPNYKDDKIGFRVVRSVPESK; translated from the coding sequence ATGAAATATGAGCTGATACATGATACCGTAGCCAGCCAGGTATTTGTGAAGGCTTCTATAGAAGCGAGGACTCGACGCAAAGTGGAAAAATTAATCCATGATCGTTTTGAGGCCCATCAACTCCGTGGGGTAAAGCTTAGCCAGGATGATGTCGATGAAATAGGTAAATATCTTGAAGTTGTAAATATTAGTCAGGAAGAAAGAGATTTTGTAGATGAAAGTAAAAGATCTCTGGAAAGAGCCAAATTGCGTTTGCGCTTAGTTATAGGAATTGTAATAGTTGTATTGCTTTCCATTTCAGGTGTTGCATTAACTCAATGGCAAATTGCCGAAGATAAGACCGAAAACCTGACGGAAGCTCAAGAAGAAATTAAACGACAGAATATTGAAATAACAGAAAAAGCCGAAAACCTGAATTCGATAAATATAGAAATAACAGAAAAAAATGAATATGTAGATTCAATAAACGCTAAGCTAGAAATTTCATTAAATGAAGCAAATACCCTTAAGTTACTAGCAGATCAGAAGACTCGGGAGGCAGAATCAAGACTCAAGGACCTTAATCTGGCAAACCGTAATAGAATTAAAGACCTGGTAAATCGCTTGCCCGATGCCTTAAATGCAAGAAATTTTGACGTGGCTACCTTGATAGCTTCTGATGTCTATGAAATAAAAATTGATAAGCAAGATGTGCTTTCAGAACTGCAAGAAGTAGCAGAAGTCATATATTTCTTGAAAGAGGCAGAGAAGTATACCAAAGCAGTTGAAGTTGTTATGAAAACTTCACACAATTATGATTTTTCTCCCCCTAGGCCTGCATTTAAGGATACGTTGAATTGGTTGGAGATGGCCCTAAATCAATTAATATCGAAGGCTGATAACTCAGAATTGGAGAACAAATATTATCCTAAGATGATTCCAATCAAAGGAGCGCGGTTTCGCATGGGGCCGGGAGGAGGGAGAACAAGAGATGCGAAAACGATTGAAGTTGAGGTTTCTGATTTAGAAATTGCAGATACAGAATTAACAGTATTTCAATACTTGTTTTATTGTTTCGCTACAAATACTGATCCTCCGGAAGGTCCAGGATTCAATAATTGGGAACATGATTATCCTGTTGCCTACATTAGTTTATTAGATGCTGCGCGATATTGTAATTGGCTAAGCGCTAGAAAAGGGCTGAGCTCTTATTATATGATTGAAGATGATGATGATCAAGGATTTAGTATAAAAATATCAGCAGCCAAAGAAGGGTATAGATTACCCTCTGAGGCTGAATGGGTATTAGCTGCTAGTTATGGTAATAGTAGGAATATTGATACTGGAGTAAGAGATTATAAATACGCTGGATTATTTCCATACAAGAAGAAAAAATTATCTGATTATGCATGGTTTGAGCAAAACAACGTACAAAAGGTCAGGACTAAAGGTTATATTTCTTACCGGAAAAGAATCTATGACATGAATGGAAATGTTGCTGAATGGTGTTGGAGTAGATTCGGACCTTTGAAAGAGTATAATCAAAAGGTCTCAGAAGTAAATTCAGAAACAGAGGTTGTGGTAAAAGGAGGAAGTTGGGCAAATGATTCGAGAAGATTAGAAATAAGCAATAGATCTACTCATTTCCCCAACTACAAAGACGACAAAATCGGCTTCCGTGTAGTGAGAAGTGTTCCTGAAAGCAAATAA
- a CDS encoding sulfotransferase, translating to MNDGNVPLIGVAWWPHSGGRWFCRSILNQHPKVMGATFVHPWLFYSTDMTMELDITAQVHKARSLPELKKHLAALKGSIDAGRVEGLRSYFQSIADNYLEEGGEKSHIVGEMCLGSPIPRALEVEALFKAWPNFKLIHLVRSPLESFQSFAVRHEMDSDPIKVGGSWLSLNAGIQAFFENNPQYAKQYHMVKYEDLLTNADETIEKVCEFTELEVDQSLFSNMKQRWGRNTKPETPASISNQIKMVAETGLKHYGYL from the coding sequence ATGAATGATGGCAATGTCCCTTTGATCGGGGTAGCCTGGTGGCCTCATAGTGGAGGCAGATGGTTTTGCAGAAGTATATTAAATCAGCATCCTAAGGTAATGGGCGCTACCTTCGTGCACCCCTGGTTGTTCTACTCTACAGATATGACCATGGAGCTGGACATAACAGCTCAGGTGCATAAGGCTCGTTCTCTACCAGAATTGAAAAAACATTTGGCAGCTCTTAAAGGGAGCATAGATGCAGGAAGAGTTGAAGGCCTAAGAAGCTATTTTCAATCCATTGCTGACAATTATTTAGAAGAGGGGGGAGAGAAAAGTCATATTGTAGGAGAAATGTGTTTGGGTTCACCTATCCCCAGAGCGCTTGAAGTGGAGGCTTTATTCAAGGCATGGCCCAATTTTAAGCTCATTCATTTGGTAAGAAGTCCTCTGGAAAGCTTTCAGTCATTTGCAGTAAGACATGAGATGGACAGCGATCCGATCAAGGTAGGTGGTAGCTGGTTAAGCTTGAATGCGGGCATTCAGGCCTTCTTTGAAAACAATCCTCAATATGCGAAGCAGTATCATATGGTGAAATATGAGGACCTGCTGACAAATGCAGATGAGACCATAGAAAAGGTATGCGAGTTCACAGAATTAGAAGTGGATCAGTCTCTGTTTAGCAATATGAAACAACGCTGGGGAAGAAATACCAAGCCTGAGACACCTGCCTCGATCTCAAATCAGATCAAAATGGTAGCTGAGACAGGTCTGAAACATTACGGATATTTATAG
- a CDS encoding LamG-like jellyroll fold domain-containing protein, with product MKTQILLLAVCSFFHIAQAQLTLQDSLVAHYPLDGNALDISGNANHGSLQGAVLVADRYGNPNAAMQFDGFNDYVELSANQKFKPQLPVSISAWIQLHDYNLNMVFRNDFEENFYHGVWMNSSGGIISAGFGDGNAVSPTSRRSKRGTSVLPQFQWTHVTVVIRGAQDMDIYINGKNDCGIYTGSGGNLAYSSSNGDLGRSDDFASPGPLNFFNGQIDDVRFYNRALGPEEVEKLSEITVKRSYSICGGTSANIDAGAANSYSWSPSTGLSCTTCRTPIANPTVSTEYQVIRSISNACPDTFSVEVNVLNCQSNPCDSSFSLTDSLVAHYPVNGNFLDASGFGNDGTATGAVLTTDRFGNPNEAYFLDGVDDFISLQANHPKFKPALPVTIAAWVEIRDYDLNNVFQNDFILGTYHGPWMNIVNGKVSAHFGDGGPTGPNWRRSKTGTTTLNLNQWYHVAVVIRGSFDMDIFINGVNDCGTYSGSGGPMAYSLVDGMLGVGTSRNDLYLHGKIDDVRLYNRELCIYEIRELAEYSNYTILNFCTGDTASLNVDNGSSTYSWSPAQDLSCSNCSNPQAYPSDTTLYQVIRDNGFNCRDTLSFELTPEVCQFIPPCDTTTLQANFDYTSNGLVFTGMDASIGPDSGIDRWRWDFGDGNRRSVFQTDTVDHQYFLPGSYNVCLTIEKFYDELNVCFDTFCQLVMVDSLASSYGQELSPFGWQLYPNPAKRSIMLAHADYQGEIQLKVYNLRGKELDIQENFFEAKLEIDIQNLASGLYILEIKNKEKTGFLKFVKE from the coding sequence ATGAAAACACAAATACTTCTCCTAGCGGTATGCTCATTCTTTCATATTGCACAAGCTCAACTTACGCTACAAGATAGCCTTGTCGCCCACTATCCACTTGATGGCAATGCCCTCGATATCTCCGGCAATGCAAATCATGGCAGCCTTCAAGGTGCAGTTCTGGTAGCAGACCGTTATGGCAATCCGAATGCGGCGATGCAATTTGATGGATTCAATGATTATGTCGAATTATCAGCCAACCAAAAATTCAAACCGCAATTACCTGTCAGCATAAGCGCCTGGATACAACTCCATGATTATAATCTCAACATGGTCTTTCGAAATGATTTCGAAGAGAATTTTTATCACGGGGTTTGGATGAATTCCTCAGGTGGGATTATCTCTGCAGGCTTTGGAGATGGGAATGCTGTTTCTCCCACTAGTCGGAGATCCAAAAGAGGCACGAGCGTTTTGCCACAATTCCAATGGACGCACGTTACGGTAGTAATCCGCGGAGCCCAGGATATGGATATTTACATCAATGGCAAAAATGATTGTGGAATTTATACAGGTTCCGGCGGAAATTTAGCGTACAGTTCGTCAAATGGAGACCTGGGTAGATCAGATGATTTTGCCAGTCCGGGCCCGCTCAATTTCTTTAATGGCCAAATAGATGATGTCCGATTTTATAATCGTGCTTTGGGACCAGAAGAAGTAGAGAAGCTGTCCGAAATAACTGTCAAAAGAAGTTATAGTATATGTGGAGGTACTTCTGCCAATATTGATGCCGGTGCAGCTAATAGTTACTCATGGTCTCCTTCCACAGGATTGAGTTGTACTACTTGTCGGACGCCTATTGCTAATCCAACAGTCTCTACCGAGTATCAGGTTATAAGAAGCATTTCAAATGCATGTCCTGACACCTTTAGCGTAGAAGTGAATGTCCTCAATTGTCAAAGTAATCCATGTGATTCGTCTTTCAGCCTTACAGACAGCCTGGTAGCTCATTATCCTGTCAATGGAAATTTCCTGGATGCATCAGGTTTTGGGAATGACGGAACTGCTACGGGAGCAGTATTGACTACAGATCGATTTGGCAATCCAAATGAAGCCTATTTTCTGGATGGAGTAGATGATTTTATTAGCCTCCAAGCCAATCATCCCAAATTCAAACCTGCCTTGCCTGTTACCATAGCGGCCTGGGTAGAAATCAGAGATTATGACCTGAACAATGTTTTCCAAAATGACTTCATACTAGGCACCTATCACGGTCCCTGGATGAATATCGTCAATGGAAAAGTTTCTGCTCATTTTGGAGACGGAGGACCAACAGGTCCTAATTGGAGAAGGTCAAAGACGGGAACGACTACCCTCAATCTCAATCAATGGTATCATGTAGCAGTGGTTATCAGAGGATCGTTTGACATGGATATTTTTATAAACGGGGTAAACGACTGTGGAACCTATAGTGGATCAGGAGGTCCTATGGCTTATTCTTTGGTTGATGGCATGTTAGGAGTAGGTACATCCAGAAATGACCTTTACCTACATGGAAAAATAGATGATGTCCGACTATATAATCGCGAACTTTGTATCTATGAAATCAGAGAATTGGCTGAGTACAGCAATTATACGATTCTGAATTTTTGCACAGGAGATACGGCTAGTTTGAATGTAGATAATGGATCCAGCACTTATAGTTGGTCTCCGGCTCAAGACCTCAGTTGTAGCAATTGTTCTAATCCTCAGGCTTATCCCTCAGATACCACTCTATATCAGGTCATTCGTGATAATGGATTCAATTGTCGAGATACCTTGTCTTTCGAATTAACTCCTGAAGTTTGTCAGTTTATCCCTCCTTGTGATACGACCACCCTGCAGGCAAACTTTGACTATACCAGCAATGGATTGGTGTTTACGGGTATGGATGCCTCCATCGGACCTGATAGTGGCATCGATAGATGGCGTTGGGATTTTGGCGATGGAAACCGGAGGTCTGTTTTTCAAACAGATACCGTAGACCACCAATATTTTCTGCCAGGCTCTTACAATGTATGCCTGACCATAGAAAAATTTTACGATGAGCTCAATGTCTGCTTCGACACTTTCTGTCAGCTAGTCATGGTGGATTCTTTAGCCTCCAGCTATGGTCAAGAACTCAGCCCATTTGGATGGCAACTCTACCCCAATCCTGCTAAAAGAAGCATTATGTTAGCACATGCGGATTATCAAGGGGAAATTCAACTTAAGGTCTACAATCTCAGAGGTAAAGAGCTTGATATCCAAGAGAATTTTTTTGAAGCCAAGCTAGAAATCGACATTCAAAATCTAGCATCCGGTTTATACATTTTAGAAATTAAAAATAAAGAAAAAACGGGTTTTTTGAAGTTTGTTAAGGAGTAA
- a CDS encoding LamG-like jellyroll fold domain-containing protein: protein MKTFVPGIILLLFFNFSWAQLSLQDSLVAHYPLDGNVLDISGNGNHGSVHGAALTTDRFGSPNSAYQFDGIDDYIDLLANQKFKPQQFPVTISTWIELQDYNFNLVFRNDFEEDRYNGIWLNMVNGRTVAAYGDGGVISPNSRRSVSGSTTLALLEWKHIAVIIRGPQDMDVYVDGNFDCGTYSGFGSTLAYSSNNGNFGRDDDQNGAGGLIYYKGKIDEFRFYNRELSLDELRFLANYQNTSTLNVCQGSQNILDADNGSASYQWSPSQGLSCTNCPTPTASPNDSTTYRLIRTNSRGCPDTTFYQVHVRNCNLSVCDPSFSLQDSLIAHYPLDGNALDVSANGNHGTPVGATLTTDRFGNANSAYQFDGVDDYIDLLSNQKFKPQQFPVTVTAWIELADHDFNLIFRNDFIENQRTGIYVSNQNGITGALYGDGGPVSPAGRRTKFGTSVAPLFSWTHVAIIIRGPLDMDIYYNGNNDCGTYSGTGGNMVYSNNNGNLGRNDGFTSSGPLYFFNGKMDDIRFYSRELCINEIRTLADYNNLQTFNICSGDTAILNGDDGSSSYQWSPAPGLSCTTCPNPQAFPTDTTLFQLVRTNALGCPDTSFFQVNPESCQFASPCDTTTLQANFDYTSNGLVLTAMDASIGPDSGIDRWRWDFGDGNRRSVFQTDTIDHQYFLPGSYNVCLTVEKFYDELNVCLDTFCQLVMVDSLASSYGQELSPFGWQLYPNPVRHSFLLGKALFYSGKLNISIFNTNGQQVLKKETAFREQLEISVKELPKGIYIIQVEDEKNIGYLKFMKE, encoded by the coding sequence ATGAAAACATTTGTTCCAGGTATTATTCTACTTCTTTTTTTTAATTTTTCATGGGCACAATTAAGCCTGCAAGATAGCCTTGTCGCCCACTATCCACTTGATGGCAATGTCCTCGATATTTCAGGCAATGGAAATCATGGATCAGTACATGGGGCTGCATTGACAACTGATAGATTTGGCAGTCCTAATTCTGCCTATCAATTTGATGGAATTGATGATTATATAGACCTACTTGCTAATCAAAAATTTAAGCCCCAACAATTTCCAGTAACTATTTCTACCTGGATAGAGTTGCAGGATTATAATTTCAATCTGGTATTTAGGAATGATTTTGAAGAGGATCGCTACAATGGGATTTGGTTGAATATGGTAAATGGGCGAACAGTTGCAGCTTACGGAGATGGAGGTGTGATTAGCCCCAATAGTCGTAGATCAGTAAGCGGATCCACTACCCTGGCTCTTTTGGAATGGAAACATATAGCCGTGATCATCAGAGGGCCACAAGATATGGATGTATATGTTGATGGGAACTTTGATTGTGGAACTTATAGTGGATTTGGTAGCACGCTCGCATATAGCAGCAATAATGGAAACTTTGGTAGAGATGATGATCAGAATGGAGCTGGGGGCTTGATTTATTACAAGGGGAAAATTGACGAATTTCGCTTTTATAATAGGGAACTGAGTCTTGATGAGTTACGCTTTTTAGCCAACTATCAAAATACTAGCACCTTAAATGTCTGCCAGGGCTCTCAAAATATATTGGATGCGGATAATGGATCTGCGAGCTATCAATGGTCTCCAAGTCAAGGGCTTAGTTGCACGAATTGTCCTACTCCAACGGCCAGTCCAAATGATTCTACCACATACAGACTTATAAGAACAAATTCACGCGGCTGTCCAGATACTACTTTTTATCAAGTGCATGTGAGAAATTGTAATCTAAGTGTCTGTGATCCCTCTTTTAGTTTACAAGATAGTCTTATCGCTCACTACCCCTTGGATGGGAATGCTCTGGATGTTTCAGCTAATGGGAATCATGGGACCCCTGTTGGAGCAACATTAACAACTGATAGATTTGGGAACGCTAATTCTGCTTATCAATTTGATGGAGTGGATGATTACATAGATCTATTGAGTAATCAAAAATTCAAGCCTCAACAATTTCCGGTTACAGTGACTGCATGGATCGAACTGGCAGATCACGATTTCAATCTCATATTCAGAAACGACTTTATTGAAAATCAACGGACAGGTATCTATGTAAGCAATCAAAATGGAATTACCGGTGCTCTTTATGGAGACGGAGGTCCAGTGAGTCCCGCAGGCAGGCGAACCAAGTTTGGAACGAGTGTAGCCCCGCTTTTTAGCTGGACCCATGTTGCAATTATTATCAGAGGTCCTCTGGATATGGATATTTATTATAACGGGAATAATGATTGTGGAACTTATAGCGGAACTGGGGGAAATATGGTTTACAGCAACAACAATGGAAATCTGGGACGAAATGATGGATTCACAAGCTCAGGCCCTCTCTATTTTTTTAATGGGAAAATGGATGATATTAGGTTTTATAGTCGTGAACTTTGTATCAATGAAATAAGGACTCTAGCAGATTACAACAACCTCCAAACTTTCAACATCTGTTCCGGAGACACTGCCATTCTCAATGGAGACGATGGATCAAGTTCCTATCAATGGTCTCCAGCTCCTGGATTGAGCTGTACAACTTGTCCGAATCCACAAGCTTTTCCTACTGATACCACTTTATTTCAGCTTGTTCGAACAAATGCATTGGGCTGCCCGGATACCTCTTTTTTTCAGGTAAATCCGGAAAGCTGTCAGTTTGCCTCCCCTTGTGATACGACTACCCTTCAGGCAAACTTTGACTATACCAGCAATGGATTGGTGTTGACGGCTATGGATGCTTCTATTGGGCCTGATAGTGGCATCGATAGATGGCGCTGGGATTTTGGCGACGGAAACCGGAGATCTGTTTTTCAAACAGATACCATAGACCACCAATACTTTCTACCAGGCTCTTACAATGTTTGTTTGACGGTCGAGAAATTTTACGATGAACTCAATGTCTGCTTAGATACTTTTTGTCAGCTAGTCATGGTTGATTCTTTAGCCTCCAGTTATGGCCAGGAACTCAGCCCATTTGGATGGCAACTCTATCCCAATCCTGTACGGCACTCCTTTTTGCTGGGAAAAGCCCTTTTTTACTCTGGCAAGCTTAACATCAGCATATTTAATACGAATGGGCAACAAGTTTTGAAAAAGGAAACTGCCTTTCGCGAACAGCTGGAAATTTCAGTAAAAGAGCTTCCAAAAGGTATCTATATCATCCAGGTAGAGGATGAAAAAAACATCGGCTATCTGAAATTCATGAAAGAATAA
- a CDS encoding methyltransferase domain-containing protein, with the protein MTDRERWNEKYRNRKLSSYKSGASDWLLEHEDILQELEKGSALDIASGFGRNSFYLEKLGFQVDAVDVSDLAIDWLNEEAKKDGLNIQGYQVNLAEQDFPQAGYQVIICFNFLFRELFPKIIYSLKEGGLLFYETVYTDDHEILGNKMNTDYVLQKNELLHAFRELRILSYREKIVEMKSGRKKALASLLAKKGS; encoded by the coding sequence ATGACGGATAGAGAGCGTTGGAATGAAAAATATAGAAACAGGAAACTGAGCAGCTACAAAAGTGGGGCTTCAGATTGGTTACTAGAACATGAAGATATTTTGCAGGAGTTGGAGAAAGGAAGCGCTCTGGATATTGCTTCCGGATTTGGGCGAAATTCTTTCTATTTGGAAAAACTCGGCTTTCAGGTCGATGCGGTAGATGTTTCTGATTTAGCGATTGATTGGTTGAATGAGGAAGCAAAGAAAGATGGATTGAATATCCAGGGGTATCAAGTCAATCTCGCAGAACAAGATTTTCCGCAGGCGGGATATCAAGTCATCATCTGTTTCAACTTCCTTTTCCGCGAACTCTTTCCTAAGATCATATATTCATTAAAGGAAGGGGGGCTCTTATTTTATGAAACCGTCTATACAGACGATCATGAAATTCTCGGAAATAAAATGAATACCGATTATGTCCTACAGAAGAATGAACTCCTCCATGCATTTCGCGAATTGAGAATCCTTTCCTATCGGGAAAAAATCGTAGAAATGAAAAGTGGACGAAAAAAAGCACTCGCAAGTCTGCTCGCTAAAAAGGGAAGTTAA
- a CDS encoding porin family protein yields the protein MNQFTKIISSLIFIVLLGSSWGFSQNVSIQIEGGVFLGSPYTLEGVPEGSTGGPLIGPHGGLSFSYHFTERISARLGMHYARKGSEYLVPISGRTRVERSIFGLNFEIPFNLNYEGTAEGEYNNEYIDLPLSFVFRNRKGNLAVTAGPYAAYLLKGFHKGTVNVRVANLFNVNDEPFDQSELIRSWDYGVHLGTEFRILDRFYGSASGMFALVSVFSENPEGLEGVYRNIFMRVGLAYRIGKN from the coding sequence ATGAATCAATTTACCAAAATAATATCCAGCCTCATCTTTATAGTGCTGCTGGGTTCTTCATGGGGGTTTTCTCAAAATGTATCTATTCAAATTGAAGGAGGGGTTTTTCTGGGGAGTCCCTATACCCTGGAAGGAGTTCCCGAAGGTTCCACAGGAGGTCCTCTGATTGGACCTCATGGAGGCCTGTCTTTTTCCTATCATTTTACAGAAAGAATTTCTGCGAGACTGGGGATGCATTATGCGAGGAAGGGGTCAGAATATCTGGTGCCTATTTCTGGCAGAACTCGTGTTGAACGAAGCATTTTTGGGCTGAACTTTGAAATCCCGTTTAACCTTAATTATGAAGGTACGGCAGAAGGGGAGTATAACAATGAATATATTGACCTCCCGTTAAGTTTTGTCTTTAGAAATCGCAAAGGAAATCTTGCTGTAACAGCAGGGCCATATGCTGCATACTTATTGAAAGGCTTTCATAAAGGAACTGTTAACGTTCGGGTAGCAAATCTATTTAATGTAAACGATGAGCCATTTGATCAAAGCGAGCTTATCAGATCCTGGGACTATGGGGTGCATCTTGGGACAGAATTTAGAATCTTAGATAGATTTTATGGATCCGCAAGCGGAATGTTTGCACTCGTATCTGTTTTCTCCGAAAATCCAGAAGGACTGGAAGGAGTCTACCGCAACATCTTTATGCGTGTGGGATTAGCCTACAGAATCGGAAAAAATTAG